DNA from Sorex araneus isolate mSorAra2 chromosome 6, mSorAra2.pri, whole genome shotgun sequence:
AGCACTACTTGTACTGTTCTTGACCcctgtttgttttcctttcctttgcttaTGTTGATGTTATCTACTACTGATGATGAAAGTTAGATGCATCTGTTAGCTTTTCTTTATCATAGAAATAGAGACACCCttatctttctgttctttttggtTGCCTTTCAGTTTGTCTCATGTTGCTGATTTAGTGTTTGATAACTGTGTCAATGTTTGTGTGCATTCACACATATGCCAACTGTTTTTTCTCCTCGACATTGAGCCTGACTATTACATTCTAATTGTCCCATTTGTTCTGTGTAGTTCATAGACCATCGGGGCCCAACCCTCCCTCTCCCTGGTACTTCTTTTCAAAGTTGCACTCTTGGTACCTTCTCGCATCACAGACACCCACTGGTGATTTGTGCCAAATGTCAGAGagctgtccctcccctcccagggGAGGGCCTCAGGGTTGCTGGAGGGGAGAAATATTGCTGTCATGACAGAATGCACTTACCTGCTAACCAAAGTGAACCTAAGAGATCCATTGTTTAGAAATCTGACTCATATTTGAATAATTATGATTGTGGTCTTCTGATTTTAGCACTGAATTACCTATTATTAAGATCCTAATCTATGAACAGGAGAAGAAAAGTAGGTATCTATTAAAAAGAGGACAGGTGTATGACCTCTGAGCTTTTCATCATCTTTAGTACAAAGGAGACTGAAGGGAGAAGATTGTGATGAACAGGGGAATAATTAAAGTGGGCCACGATAAGTTCCAGCTCTTGACCTCTGGCCAGTGATGCATCTACGAATGAGTTATCTTCTCTCCTTtggtctccatttcctcattagCAAAGTGGAGATTGGAATAGTTCCTCAAAGGCTTGTTGTGAGGGATTAAATCAGATAATGTGTGAGAGTTTCTCTGCAAGCTCCAAAGCACTATATAATTATTAGTTATGACTATCAGTTTGACAAACTAGCTCTTGTAATGAGAAACTCAATTATCCCCATGACCTCCCTACTGGCTCCGGAGGCCAGCCTGGGGCTGGGTGGGCTCTTGGAGTTGCTGGGATGAGCACACAATGCCCACATCAGTTGGATTGCCTCAACTGCATACTTATCCCCTCTTCTTTGAGCCACTGTTGTGTTCAAAGAGGATTTGAATGCTCAGACAGAAGACTGGtcagtgatgggagggaaaggagctcaagaaatgaacagaacagaCTTTCCCCCAGGACAAGTTGTTGTTggcgaggggtggggaggggcattgAGGGGTATATAGGGATGGTACAGGAGCAGCTGGAGAGAAGGGCTATAACTTTCCAAGGGATATGGTGCCAGTAGCTGTCCACACACTTGGTAGCACTCAGGCTGTGCTGTGTTCCCACTTGGTCAGCACCCAGCATGTGCTGGACTGTGCTTGACCCCCACCTGAGCCCGGTGCCCAACCCAGAAATGAGACCGGGCTCAGGAGGTGTGTGCTGAAGTGACGATGGCCTAGTGATTCATCTCACCTGTCAGCCCCACAGTTCTCTTTTGTCCCTTGGTGAGCTTCCTGACATATGTGGATTCCAGACTATTGGAGAGGAGGTCTCCTAGAGTTGGTGCTCCAGAATGACTTGAACAATTGGCAGGAATCATGCTGAGGAAATCTGTCAATCACTTGGGGTATCTTTATTTATGATTATGGAGGTTTTGCCTTTAGGCCTCAGGACAGAGAGGCCCTCCCCaatttctttttatgtctttttatgtGGTTTCTTAGTCTCTATCATCTGTTCAGTAATTTTGTTCAGTTTCTGCCAGGTATTTCTTCAAAGACTCTGAGGAAACACTGGCAGTGAAAGTGCAGAGGTGGTTCTGGAACCCAGGCAGGCTGAGAACAGAGTCTGTTGTGGCATCCTTGCCTCTCAGAGAGTGGGCCCTTTGCCCCTCTGTGGGGTGGAGCTGAGTGGTCAGTCTCATATGTGCAAACTTTGTCTCCCTACCCAGAATCTGACAAGGGAGGCGATTGATACATCTTCCTGGCATCAGCCAACTACAAGGCACAGTGCTTATTCATAGTTCTTCAAAAACCTGGTTGGTACCTTCTTTTCTCTCATAATTtatatgagaaaactgaggcatgGGCAGCAAAGTGACCTCTTTAGGTCATACACCTCAGTCAGTGAGGAAGAGGAGAGTCAAGCCAGTGGCCTAACTCCAAAGCCCATGTTGATTCAAATGGACTCTGAGAACACGCCTCAAGCCCACTCCTCGGCTATGGCCATGGAGAACTCTGGGAGTTGGACGACCTTCCAGTATGGTAATAGCACTTTGATTTTGAGTATTAAACTCTTCTAAAATGGTCACTTACTTAGAGCTTAACATGGGGGGAAAGAACTTGAACTTTCTCTGTTTTGACCTGCTTTTTAGAGAAATGCAAACTAAGTTGAGCATCAAGATTCTTTTTAATCCTCAATCATATTAGTCTGAAGACACTGCTGCATTAAATCTAAGCGATTAATGGGTAAAGTGGGTCAATCCAGCTTTAGTTTAAGCCAGGGATAGCTGCTGCATTGTGGACTGATCTTCCTTAAAAGAAAATGCTCTTCCTGTAAGTCTCTGCAGGAAGCTTTCTGCAGGGACTTGGCTTTTTTTCTGGCCCTGTGAAAGAACTCTTGTCATAATGTCTACTGTGTGTGCCATAGAGGAGTACTGTCCCAGTAGATTAAAGTTGGCTTGATGGTGTAAGTTTAAAATACCTTAGTAAGAGGTATGCTTGCTCAAAAATGATGTggaaattgtctttttttaaaattcctgaaTTCGGGTGGGATCAAATTGAAATCTCCATGCCATACCTGAAGGAAAATTGTACATTTGTATATAAACTCCAATTAGTCAGCAAATCTTTTTGAAGTAGCTGCATGAACATGTACAAAATAAGCTCTCATCTTTGTTCTTAACATGTATTTTGAATATTATAACAAcaatataatagtaataaaaggAGTCTTTCTTACGTCAGATATGTTCTCAGCATATTCTGACATTCTTTctaatttggtttttgggtcaaaaAACAGTTGTTCAGGTGGCACAGCTTGTAAATAGCAGaactgggatttgaatccagatGGGATGACATCCAAGTGTTATTCCTTAAACTGTTGTTAAGCTAAAATCTGCTTGATTTATATACCTCAAACAATTTAGTGATATAGTGAAGTATTCCCATTTTATGTAGTAAATGCTGAGGATCAGGATGCCAGTAATAATTACCACCATTATGCTACCTTTTGATCCAAATACAGCCTTATTTCCAGTGGGTTCGTACCAGTTTTGCACActtacaattttatttcaattaatgCTGTGATAGCTAATCATGtaatcctttttaattttaataaaacctGAGTGTTTTTGAAAACTTCAGAATTGTTTTTGGGGAAGTACCCGATAGCAAATTTATCTGGTTTTACTTAATTTCTTGTCTACTCCTTCCTTTGTTACCTTCAGGTCAACTTTTGGGGAGTAAAGGCGATTTTCAGTGGTCAAAATTGTGAGGAAGCTACTATGACCTGACAGGGTGGGGGATATTTTCCTTTCAGTGAGCACCTAAAGGCAAGCTAGTAGAATTTATAGCAGGAAAATCTCTGGAGCCCTTATCTATGAAATCCCAGATGCAGAGACCAAAGAATTTTGTGCGGGGGGCAGGCAGGCTAAAAGCTGGATAAGCCCTGGAGTGTGgttcctgggatgctgggaatcgaacccgggtcagccgcatgcaaggcaaacgccctacccgctgtgctatcactccagccctgaaatgtgCTTCTTACTATTTCAcctttggtgggggtggaggaaggtaCTTCATGTATCAGGCTTCCGTACCTGAGGTGAGAGGCTAGCGAAGTGTTTCTTGAAAATTCTAGCTGGGCTAGCTCAAGAAGCTGGAATATGTCTTTACATCCTTTATGTGTAGGTTGGGTCTCCCAGATGATCCTCAAGCACTGACAAATACATAAACTAAAGttctacttctatttttatttgtctcGTTGTTGGtggattatttttgttgttatcctgtttcatttgttttgaggttatGCTCAGCAGTTTTCAGGGGTACTCAGGTGGCATTTCTAAAGTGCTTAGGGCACCATGTGCTTgcatttaagagaaaaattttcaGTATTAGGAAGAGCCCAATTGCCAAGTGTTGACACTGAATGTGTGGCCAAAGTGACATCAGGTTTTGAACTGAACTCAGTCTATTTGCCCTTCGCAGGGACCTGATGCCCAGGAGCCTGGATGGACAGATCACCATGGAGAAGACGCCCAGCTACTTTGTCACCCAGGAGGCGCCCGCACGCATCTCGGCCATGGCCAAGGACACCAAGCTCATCGTGGTGGTGAGGGACCCAGTGACCAGGGCCATCTCGGACTACACGCAGACGCTCTCTAAGAGGCCGGACATCCCCAGTTTCGAGAGCTTGACGTTCCGGAACAGGACCTCGGGCCTCATTGACACGTCCTGGAGCGCCATCCAGATCGGCATCTACGCCAAGCACCTGGAGCGCTGGTTGCGCCACTTCCCGCTGGCCCAGATGCTCTTCGTCAGCGGGGAGCGGCTCATCAGTGACCCCGCGGGTGAGCTGGGCCGCGTCCAGGACTTCCTGGGCCTCAAGAGGATCATCACCGACAAGCACTTCTACTTCAACAAGACCAAGGGCTTCCCGTGCCTGAAGAAGGCGGAGGGCAGCAGCAGACCCCACTGCCTGGGCAAGACCAAGGGGCGGACCCACCCCGAAATGGACCGCGAGGTGGTGCAGAGACTGCGCGAGTTCTACCGGCCGTTCAACCTCAAGTTCTACCAGATGACTGGCCATGACTTTGGCTGGGATTGAACACCAGGctgtgtaactttccacttgggttatatattgaaagagattatatgtatgtaaaatgtacagaaatctattttataataatttatttttaattcataagcAATTAATTCACTAAGCTGCCTAGCCACACTCTTTAGAGAGTTAGCTTCATAATCTGTTAACATTCCAAAGTGTTTTACTCTAATATTTTGGTTTGATAATCACAGTTGATGGTGCTTCCATTTTTTGCCTACtcatatttaaaaagaagaaaagcacaaCTTGAGATTTTTGTTGTTACGGGTATTCCACCTTTGGTCTCCATCTGAGTCAGCTTGCCGTTTCCTTGTGTCTTTGGTCCCAGATTTCACTTTCTATTGGTCTCACTGCCTATGTACCTCATAAGAACGCTGAGCTGCCTCAGAAAGCTGCAATCACTCTGATTCTCAGGCTTCATGTAGCAGCTTCCTTATCGACATGATTCCATTTCCAGGGATACAGATACcgacccacccccgcccccctgcccgccctggcCCTAAGTCCACTCAACACAGAAGGGAATCACTACCTTTGCCCTGCCATCTGCGTCTTGGGAATGTGCACATGAGGGTCTGTTTACTTCACCTTTTATTTTGAAGGATGATGGTCCTGCATCTTTTCTAACTCAGTCCCTGATTCATTAATCACCTTGAAGTGTATGCAGATGTTAAGCTCCTCTTTCCCAGATGTGAGATGTTTGGTTGCTGCTTTAGAAACAAGACTATCTCTTCGAATTTGCATGAGAGTGCACTATGCTCCATCTTGCTAGCAGAAAGTTCTGCACTAACACCAAAGAAATTTCCAGGCTCACTAAAGGCTCACATCTTTTGGGGTGCCAAGTGACAAGTCCCAAAGGAAGGAGGTGCATTCCACACAGTCAGTGTCTACCAAGGTGCTGCTGAGTGCCCCTGTTGGGCAAGTTTCAGTAGGCTAACATCCGCGAGGggaagaaaagacaaagacaCCTCCCAAGGCAGCAAGGCAGAAAAAGGAATTCTCCTATCCCCTTATTCCTTGGTGTCTGGAATTCTCCTTGGAATTTCTAGTTCATCTCAGATTGATAACAAGTTCTGTAGCTAATTGCCAAGAGCCTGTAGAGGCTGAAAGCTGCCCCAGATTGTCTGTAACCATTTGAGCCTAACACTTAATGAAACTATTCCTTGTTTCAGCCAGATTCTGGCGAAGGCTTGCCAGCATTGATGCTACTGATGCAGAATGAACTTCTCATACCTCTGTATTGAGGGAGCAGCTGGGATCATTTATGATGACTAGCTAGTGGAAGCTGGATAACCACATAGCAATAGCACATAATGACATTTTTACTTGGTCCTCAATTTTCTAAAACAGAATGCTTCTACCATAAAAGATAGATATTTAAGCTTTTTCGTCACCAGGGAATATGGAAAGATATGCATATTGCTATAATGATTAGCTTGTAATATTTTCAAAGGACACTTTTGTAATGTTGTATGAGAGAACTTGACCAACATAGTAAGAAATGTTGTTATCTTTAGAAACTCATCAGG
Protein-coding regions in this window:
- the HS3ST3B1 gene encoding heparan sulfate glucosamine 3-O-sulfotransferase 3B1; this encodes MGPSLSGGRPCPDAPGGLPAPLRRRLALLLAMLCVWLCALLAACAGPCAAAPGRPPPDGAPGRPPPDGPPPGLPPPDGPRPGLPPPDGPRPGLPAGDPAEPSPGAPGAPGPMSSFPNGPGRKRLPQAIIVGVKKGGTRALLEFLRVHPDVRAAGAEPHFFDRSYDRGLAWYRDLMPRSLDGQITMEKTPSYFVTQEAPARISAMAKDTKLIVVVRDPVTRAISDYTQTLSKRPDIPSFESLTFRNRTSGLIDTSWSAIQIGIYAKHLERWLRHFPLAQMLFVSGERLISDPAGELGRVQDFLGLKRIITDKHFYFNKTKGFPCLKKAEGSSRPHCLGKTKGRTHPEMDREVVQRLREFYRPFNLKFYQMTGHDFGWD